Part of the Nicotiana sylvestris chromosome 2, ASM39365v2, whole genome shotgun sequence genome, TAagaaattccaaaacttccaaattctactttcgatcaaaaagtctatcaaacctcgtccgaatgacctgaaattttgcacacacgtcacaaatgatacaacgaacctactccaacttactaaattccattccgacccctatataagAATCTCCCCTATCAactgaaaaatgccaaaattccaatttcgtcaattcaagcctaaatctactccggacctccaaaacacattctgatcacgctccaaattaccaaatcacctcctgaagctatccaaatcataaaaccccaattccgagatcgtttacttacaagtcaactttcagttgatttttccaacaaaaggccaacttaagagactaagtgtctcatttctctatcataatacagctgaacaaggcataaagaagcagaaatagggggaaacggagcggtaactcatgaaacgaccggcagGGTCGTTacactcactgagctagcgactcattccccgctaTATTTTTTTCAGAGACAGCAATTGACGGAGGCGGGGATTTCATTAGTTAGAGCGCACATGTTGATATTTCTTGGTGAGCCTCACACTTGTTAGCGTGGGCggagtttttatttattattatggtCTTTTTTTGGAACTCatagagtcgctccatagtcattctTTTAGTATCATGAGTATTCTTTCGTTATTATGGACTTATGATGAGTATTGCACTTTCTTATTGAATTTGGAGATAAATTAATGTTTCTAGTTATTAGTGGATTGATTAGTAATGGTGGAGACTTTgttttggttaattgataagtTGTTGATTGCCTGGTTTGATATTAGGATGgatggttgtcgattttgagatAGGAAATTTTTTGGATAGTCCAAAAACAGGGGAAATTCTATCCATTTTTTTGTAAAATACCGATAAAGCTTTCTTGGAAGCACTTGCTTCTAAGCGCCGGTCacgatcctaaattgggtcgtgacacctccTTCCCTAGAcgtagctataaatagtgagctcagTTATCATTGTAAGGAAGAGGAATTTTCTGGAAACTAATACACTCTATCCAAAGCTTTATACAATTTTATCTTCTTGCTTTTTGATTTCATTATTGTTGTACCCGGAAGCTCTGCTCCTGAAACCACTGTTTCTGTTATTGTTTCTCCAtctcaaggctaagtattgcATATTTCTCCAATCATCttattatttcaggatcaaattaattcatttgtctagaaaccacgtataaattcaactgtatcgttttacgggtaaacagtaGCAACTAGCAACAGGGACGACTGCAGCATTCTAGTGACAGGCTCAATTGAAACTATAACTTTCGACGTGGAATATAAATTTAtttgtaaaaatttattaaaattataaaaatagtagatattAACCTATAACTTTAAACATATAATATGTTCAATTATAACAAAATTTAAAAGTTGAACTTATAAAGTGTAAATTTGGAATACCCCTCTGCCTAGCAAAGTGAAATAATAGCTTGTGGATCTCAAACCCTTTATTAAGGTATTTCGTGAAGTCTATTATGTCCTTGTTTTaacctttttaaattttttattgcaCTGCTTACTGCAACCTAAAACATTATTGATTTAGCTTCTTCAAACAGATATTTAGCTAATAACCTCTCGTTCAGGTTTGAAACTAGTTAAGGTTATATGActacagaaaagaaaaagaaaaatgattatACATATGACAGACATACCACCTCCACTATATATTTTCATATTTGTCGAACCCAAACAGAACTCTTATTAAAGACTTTGTAGGCTAAACCCAACCAAAGCCCACTTTCGTCACATGCCTTCAAATACAAGTCGTACTTTCAAAAGTTAGAAGAGCTAATTCTCAACTAGCAAAATTGAACGTTAAATTGCAAAGTGTGAAACATTGGTTATGattaggggtgggcattcggtcggttcggttcggtttgaATAAATTCGGTTCGGTTATTCGGTTTTCGGTTTTGTAAATATGATAACCGAAACCGAACTGAAATAATTTCAGTTCAGTTCGGTTTTTTAAATTTCAGTTCGGTTAATTTTGGGTCGGTTTTCGGTTTGAACATTATCATATTGGCTGGGCTTATTCTGCTTAATAATTGGACTAATTTTTTGGTTGTTTCCAAAATTTTGGACTTTTTGAATGTGTTAAGTCATAAATATGTTCTTTTCAGTGTAAGCCTGGATTTTTGAATGTGCTGCTAATTACACGGTTTACACCTCTACTTGGTCCATACAAGATCCCACAATCATACAAACAAATATAAACTAGGGAGTAGGGAGTAGTTAGTAGTTACAACCAAAAGAGCACTACATTACAAAACCAAAAAACCAAAATAGCTATGCTGCTTTGCTGCCACTGGTTACAAGTTACAGCCATGGCCCATGAGAGAACAAAAAACTTAGAATCTATGCTACTTTGCTGCCATTGTTTAGTACAAGCATATTACATAACCAAAAGAGTAATCCAAAAGTTAGAAAGTTTTCATGCTGCTGAACAGCTGAAGTCTCAAAACCAGAGAAATAATTACATTAAGTAGCATGAAACAAGTGAAGTCTATTTACTATAGCATCACTTCCATCTAGGCGCCATGATCAAACCTTTGCAACAAAAGACATAATTATAGGTCAAAAACACAATTGATTTATAATAAAGTATATCAATGTTATATCTTCAAATATACAGAAGGCTATCAACTTACCAGTTACCACACATGGTACATGTTGCAACTATATGTCAATAATAGTTGAATCTTTTGCACTATCAGCCAGATCTAAGGAAAATATAGAAGAAAACTTTGTCATGCATCATCAGTGTTAAGTAAACTATTTGTAATATAATAAAGGAAAGACACAAAATAATTACCAAGTTCTAGTTGTTCTAGATACTCCAAGTCTTCCTCAACTTTAATAGGAATAGGTTTCACTTCTAAGCCAATCTTGAAGACAAATAAGAGATTGCACCAGTTTAGGCGTCAACGAACTCCTGAACGAGTCAAGAATGCGACCTCCCGTGCTGAATGCACATTCAGATGCAACACTTGAAATAGGAATGGCTAATACATCACGAGCCATCTCCGCAAGAATGGGAAATCTAGGCTCATTGATTTTCCACCACTTTAAGATTTTAAAGTCATCTGTTTCAGGCTCAAGATCTTCAGCAAGATATCTTTCTAACTCTGATTTAGTACCTAAACCTCCGGTCACTTCCTTATGTTTCTCAAATTCTAATTTTGTTCTCATTGTTCCTCTTTTTAAAAAGCTACCATAACCACTGACAGTAGTTGTTGTGTTTCCAGATGAAGCAGATGATGTTcctattgaattttttttaacatAATAATCAAACAAAGAATCCATATAATTTTTCACCTCTAAAATCAAttctttccctttgttttctccAAACATCCTCACAATTGCAAAAGGAACATATTCAAGCTTGTTACGGGGATCCAAAATTGATGCAATAAAGatcattttgttcattttttcaGGTTCACCCCAATActtgacaaatttttctttcattttttttgccATTTCTTTCAAACTAGTATCTTCATGTTCCATCCACTCTTTCAATATAAGATCAAGCTCACAAATTTCAACAAAATGCACATTGGAAGTGACATAAATAGAACCAGAAACCCTCAAAGTAAGCAAATAAAAAGCTTCAAGAAATTTTACCATTGTTCTCACATTATCCCAGTCAACACTTGTGAGATCACCTGCACTAGTTCCATCTTCACAAACATAGGTACGAAGATGATGCAACAATCCAATATCAAAGAAATTATATTTGTCAAAGGCAAGCTCAAATTGTTGTGCTGTGTCTAACATCATGTATGTAGAGTTCCATCGAGTTGAAACGTCTAAGCATAATGATCTCTTAGAAGTTAACTTTTGAGATTCACAACATTCTTTAAACTTTCTAATCCTAGCGGGAGATTGTCTAATGTATCTCACAGCTTGTCTAACTCTCTTGATAGAAACACCAATTTCTTTCAACCCATCTTGTACAATGAGATTAAGTATGTGAGCCATACATCTAACATGCAGGTGTTTACCATTCATTATATTAGTTCCCCAGGTAGTCAATTGTTTAGACACTTCTCTTACTGTGACATCATTGGAACTAGCATTATCTACAGTTATAGTAAATACATTTTCCAACCCCCAatcaagcaaacaattagtaATTACCGATGCCATATCATCACCCTTATGACTAGAGATAGGACAAAAGTTTATTATCCTTTTATGCAATTTCCAATCTCTGTCAATAAAGTGAGCAGTAAGACACATATAGTTTATTCTTTGTATAGAAGTCCAAGTATCTGTTGTAAGACAGATTTTAGGACGTGCTTCATTGAAGGAATTCTTCAAACTATGTCTTTGTTCACAATAAAGTTCATAACAATCTCTTGTCAATGTTCTACGAGAAGGAATTTGAAATTGAGGCATTGTGACTCCCATAAACTTCTTAAATCCTTCCTTTTCAACAAAACTAAATGGCAGTtcatccaaaattatcatttgagCTAAAGCTTTCCTACTAAGTGCTTGATCAAATTTCCAAGTGGTAAGCACCCCTTCATTTGCCCCATTTGAAGCTAGTAGAAAACTGATTTGTGTTTGACTATTATCCATGATACGGGgcattttgggacacttaatgaGATGATTGTTCATTGATGTAGTACCATTACCTTTCGTAGCAGCAGCATAAGTTTTTTGACAGTAGTTACATTTTGCTCTTTTAGCTCCACTAGGATcatcatatttctcaaaatgTTTCCAAGCATCAGATCTAGGTTGCATCACTTTCCTTTTCTTTGGAGCTTCATCAGGACTGTCTGGACTGAGACCTTCAGTATTAGGTAAGCTATCATTCGAACCCCCACCTTCGCAGGTTTCGCTTACCCTACTTCCATTTTCTTCCATCTACAAAAAAGAATACAAACATAACAATAAAATACTGAGCAGTGATACAAACATAACAATAAAATACTGAACAATACGATGGTGATGAAATTGATGCAATGTTGCATCAAACACAAGTACACAACTCTCAGTGAGTATGACCCATGTAATGTAATGAGTATGACCTTGCTTAAAAAAAATTACTGACCAGTGagcttttcttgttttaataacaAGTTAGAACTTAGAACCTCTCAACAACACTAAAATCAACAAATATTACAAGAAAATGGACATCACATTCAAGAGTCAAGACTCAAGACTTCTTTCTATGTTGCATGCATCTTTAAGTCTTTAAATACTTACTTTTcacaggaaaaaaataaaaaataaactgaaaCGACAGAAAGAAGAGAAGATCGGCAAGGGTCGAGGAGTAGCGaacacaaaaaaagaagaaatgagcgAAATATAACAAAAATTAACCTTACCTTCCACAAGAAATTTGACGACAATGATAGATCCCTAGCGTATTTGGGAAAACCACCACTCCACCAGTTTATCAATGGAAGCCCTAGCGTATTTGGGGAATTGGGGGCGAGCCGGCGAGGAACTGCCGAACTGAGAAGTGAGAAGTGAAGTGAGAAGAGAAGGGAGAAATAAAAGCCCTAGCTGCCTAACTGCCTAAGAAAGTAAGAATGGGAAAAGAAAAGGAGATGATCAGCTGATGCCTGATGGGCAATTGGGTATTTGGGTTTGGGATGGGCTGATTTTAATGGAACATAAACTTGGGCCTTAGCCTATATAAGTATGGAAGAGCTGAATTCACTTGGGCCTTAGCCTATATTAGTATTAGTTCGGTTTTTCGGTTAACCGAAAAATGTAAATCAATAACCGACAACCGAACCGAAAAACtgaattttaaatttattttgaaaccGACCGAAAAAACCGAATAACCGAAaccgaaatttaaaaaaaaattggttcGGTCGGTTTTTTCGGTTCAAACtgatatatgcccacccctagttATGATGGGATAGTGTTGCATCCATCAATGAAATATATGTTCTCATAGAAAAGAGAAAATGTGATTTAAGTACAACcacaaataaacaattaaagtcaaaataaatgaataaaaacgTCTTTATATTTTGAtagtaataaaagaaaaaggaaactgtatagTGGGAAAATATGTGTAAATGGAACATaccaaagagaaaaaagaaattgAGGGGAAGGATTTGGTCTGTTTCATGGGAGAACGTGGAGAAGGTGCCATACACTCTTCTACTTTTATCCCACCAAGAAAACATACTAACTAAattaataagaaaaagaaaaagtaaggCATTTTTAGTAGTTAGAAGAATTCTTTTTTTTCGAAGTAGTTAGAAGAATTCAATGAAACTCAAAACAATTAAATTAGTCACCTATGCTTTTCCTTTCTGAATAAAGGTCAATTATCCATGTTTCGTTTTTTGTTCCAAGTTCATTGCCTGTGGCTGCGATATGTTGGAGCTATACCTGGAACTACCTCAAAGTTTTGTCTTCTCAAAAAGAATATTTCAAGTTATGAACTTATGATATGTAAACTACTCCTTAATTAGGAGTCCAATATATGGTGGAGTAGGTGAAGGATTCAAAATTTGTATTCCAAATAAAATAAGCCCCTCATCGTATAGTCATATTGCAGCTAAATATGTTGACAAGTTTTTAAAGATGCATCTTTTGGCACTTAATTTAGTTGTGTGTCCTATCttttgattttttgttgttttaATGATTCAATACCTTAACCCTATAATCCTAAATCTCTGTCTTTATGCATGCATCTCATTAAATTTGTAGGTATTTTCCGACAAAGTAACTAAAGAAGTACTATTAGATCTAATTAATCAAGGGGGAACAAAGGGGAAAATTATAAGGAAGAAGAAAGACAAAAGGGGCCGGAAGTTGAAGGAAGAAAATGCATTCCATAAAATTCTatacataaaatcataaatttcagaaagaaaaaaatcaTACTTTAAAGAAGAATAAAGTTAGAATTTCTCGAGACCGTTTATGAACTGCCGCGTTTTTATAAGTACTGATGAGCGATGACAACTTGGCATGTTTTTTTTATCCTAGTTGTAAActttatattttgattttttttaaaaaaaattgacagAATATATAGATAGAACTATTTTAGAGTTTATGATTTATTAAATATCAAATGGACAAGAAAAGACCACATATATGCTAAAAGATAAAGCCATTACTAAACCAACATTAGCAAAAGGTATAGAGACACCGACTTCCTCTACCTATGCAGCAGGTAGAGGCTCTGATTTAATTTCCTATTATTAAATTATCTTGTTGCCCCTTGTTCTTATTCATTTTGTACTTTTCTCAATATGCAgtatagaaaaagagaaaattagATAAGACTTATTACGTTTAGAaccgaaaaaagaagaagagaagaatgtGCAAGTTGATACTTTGACCCATGATACTTGTCGTGGTGGAACTATATATGAtttttatattgtgattttctttttttttttgcttttttactAGGTGTTCGGTACCCGTTTTGAAAGCTAAACTAATCCATGTACGTATCAAAATCCCAATATGAGTAAAGTTCTCCCAATCAAAGACGCATTTTCAGGATTTGAACTGAAAACCTCATTGAGGAGTACTAATTACTCATGTACGTGATATATTTAATTAAGATTTTCATTGTTGTAATACTATTTCCCAAAAATATATATGGAGCTTTCAAGAGATTTCGTTATATATTTCGTCATATTCTACTTTGACGAGTTGACCATATCCAATTGGAGAGCATTACATGATATCCTTGTTTTTTCACGCAGGGATTCTCATAAACAATGAACATggaaaatttatgagttttagaCCAAAATGTGATTGGCCCAcaatgtcatcatgccacataggcacTATTTGGTATATATTAAtgtcatgtggaagcttacataacaagaaggcta contains:
- the LOC138884394 gene encoding uncharacterized protein, with the protein product MTLAWVLAALISPPFAIPLVETFALIPRCHMEENGSRVSETCEGGGSNDSLPNTEGLSPDSPDEAPKKRKVMQPRSDAWKHFEKYDDPSGAKRAKCNYCQKTYAAATKGTSSASSGNTTTTVSGYGSFLKRGTMRTKLEFEKHKEVTGGLGTKSELERYLAEDLEPETDDFKILKWWKINEPRFPILAEMARDVLAIPISSVASECAFSTGGRILDSFRSSLTPKLVQSLICLQDWLRSETYSY